The Nothobranchius furzeri strain GRZ-AD chromosome 8, NfurGRZ-RIMD1, whole genome shotgun sequence sequence tgactgataccggagggggctgggagaggacccaaggccggagaatgtttccgaggcaggggttgccatggagacggaagggGGGCTAGGAGGAGAGAGTTGAGGAGAATAAAAGGGTGAGGGCTCCGTGGAGAGGAGGTCGGTCTGGGGCTTTTTGGGTGGGGGAGAAGAGTTCGGAGGACAACTGTAACGGTTGAGTGATCTGACCCGCTGCGTCGGGAAATCTGGAATACttttacttcatcatataaaataaaatatttgctccTTCATATAAGGGGCTTTAAACGGAATCTCCAGCCTGGGGTCTCCAATCGTGTCGTGTAACAGCTGAAAGGTGAGGCGCTGGTTACTTTTTGATCCCGCTCCAAGAGGTTTACATTTAAACTTAAAGTCTTTAACCTGGGCATAgcataagctgcaggtgactgagTTGCGGTGAAGTTATGACAAGAGTCTTCCTTTGTGCTGCTAAAGTATGTTTGCCAGAGTCTAAATCTAGGTAAAGATGATCGCTGATTAGCTCACAGAGGTGTAAGCTCAGACTGGATTCACGCTCACGCACAAATAGaattacaagtcaaccctgagacgtagtgtttattaaagagtcagctagtttgggagGATGACTTGTAACATGGCGCCCAATAACGTGGGGCTGTGATTTCGCAGTTGAGTAGAAAACAACCTGTTGTGAGCTTAGAAAGTCCGGAACTGGGAAAATTGTCCGCAAGGGCGGACAATTTGTCCCTAAGGAGCCGGCTATATTGGCCGAAGGGGGCCGCTTAGGGAGCCTATGAGTTTAGATTCTGAAGTCCAGTAGCTGGAAGTGTGTTGGAACGCACTGGTCCGGTTGGATCGGTTCCGTAGAAGTGCGTTTCTCTCCACCAGGTGCACACGGCGCAAAGGGGTTTTGTGAGAACCTCTTAGCAGAATTCTCACACGCAGGAAAGTGAGTGGCCTCGTAAAAGATTCTCACAAAATAGAATGAAGTCGCAGGTTGCAATTCCTGACCTCGTGGACGTAATCCGGGGCAGAACAGCTGAgttgctgctggtgtgtgtgcacgcacaccctGCCTTTAAAGGACAACGATTTTGATGCGAGGTGATCTTTATGAGTAAAGATACTCGTGTAACTGAGGGAAAATTTAGGGATGGCTGCAGTAAGCGAGGGAGGAAGAACGCGGTGAGAGAATGGCTGATATTGAGAGCTTGTGGGCTCGTGACGGCCCAGCTGGAGTGGGAGCGATATTTTCTAACAGAGGTTGGTGAGTTACGCTCAGCACGTCTAGCAGATGGGTCAGATATAGATTTTCAACCCGCGTTCAATGATAAAATGCCCGCTTTATGCATGCCTGCGCCGAAATATGCTAGTTGGTTGTGCATTTCAGACTTGGTGGAGCTTGTGCAAAATAATCTGTCTGATTTTACTCATCCAGCACTTCTTGTGCCAGATCATGATTTTCAGGTGGTGGTGAGAGGAGCTGTTGTAGATGTGGATAAAGAAATGGACAGGATTATTCAGGGAGCTTTGATTGATGAGCAACAGAAAGCCCTTCTCAGACACGAGATGAAAATATTAACTTTGCCAAAAAATCAAGGATGATTGTGGATTCTGCAAAGGAGACATATGTAATTCAAGCTACCCCTCCCCCGTGTGTGCCTCAGAATCCAATGGGCAGGGGGGTGGAGGATTGGAACGAGTTACTtgttgatctgaaatataaagttTCTGGGATATCAATACACTCCTGAAGGGAGAAAGGTAGATGTGAAAGTTTTTGAAAACATCACGCTGCCAAAAAACCCTGCTACAGCTTGAAGGAGTGCTGGGAAGCTGGGGTTTTATTGTGAAAATATACCAAAGCTGTCAGAAAGAATGCAGTCTCTCCAGGCCTTAAAGCGAGGGCTTAGAAGCAACGGGGGGAGACTGATGAATAATGACCGTGTGCTCACAGGGGAGAGTGAGTGAGGTCATTGAACTTTGTAAAAACAGTCACTGTGCTTTTGAGCACAGagacacagaaaaacacagaatgatgATATGGCATTCTGGGCATGGATTAAATATGTAAATAACAAGAGGACCTCTCAGAGAAATGGGAGAATTGCAGGTTCTGCTCAGAAAGCAGAGCTCACAGCTGTATTAGAAGTTATGGGTACATCATGTGTGCTGAGAAAAGGTAACTTCCAGGTACGACACCAGCCAGCCCACACACTGAGTAACACCTCTGCTGCCAGAGGAAATGCTGAGGTGGACAGGCTAGTGCAGGCCAGAAGGGTGAGATTGGTTTTGCATGACAGTACAGAATCTGACTACGACCTGGTGGAGAAGCTGCATGAAACTTTGGGGCACCCCGGTCTTCAAAGGCTGAAGAAGTGGTGCTTGcagaatgcagtttgcatcccccATTTGGACTCTGTGCTGAGAGATGTTAAATCACACTGCACTCTATGCTTAGAGCTGGGTAAACAACCCACAGAGAAAGTGGTTGGCGACCGTATTGGTCCAGAAGGCTTGACCTCTGTCTCTTGTGACATTGGAGAGCTGAAGAGAACACAAAGGGGACACAATCAGATGTGCAACCCCTAACCAAAGCACAATCTGGCTTGGAGACTATAAAGAAATGGGTACCACTAAATGAAGGCGGAATTGCATCCCCAATATGGCTGTTGAGTGCATCAAGTTCAGGGGGGATCACATTAGGTAAAGTACAAGGGCAAAGTTGTGATGAGGAGTGCTTCAGCTGGTCAGTTTACAGACCGGGTACATGCGCAAACTGTGGCAATGAAGTTGCTGAGATAAGGTGGGAAGGCCCGAGATTTCTTAAAGACAAAGTTCTGAGAAAAAATCCTTCACCCACAAACGTTGTGGAATTACATGGTGTGATGAAAGTGGCGTGGTGTGGAGATTGTTGGATGAGTAAAGCAGGCAAAACAAGAATTGGTCGTCTGGATCATCATAGTGTTGATGAATCTAGAAAATGTTGTAGAGTGGACAAAGGAAGACTCTCCAGTTGTTCCAGTTCATGTGGGGTGCGAATTTACCCTGTGGTGTTGCTGGTTCCTGAGATGAGTCACCTGTCAGGCTTGACATGCTCCCAGGCATATTGGGAGAAGTGCTTTAAAGAGATAGTGTGTACTAGAAAGGGAGGGAGTTTGAGTGAAACTTTCTCACCTTGGGGAAAGGTGCTGTGGGAAGCTACTGAACCACAGCTGTGTTGGAGAGACAGGCGAGGCAAGTTTCCTGTAACCACTGACGAGTGGGAAAGGAGACAGGTTCGTCATGAGACAACAGATAAGGATTGGTACACCTCAGCTACTGTACCAACATGTAATGACTTGTCAATAACCAGAAGTCAGACGCAAGTATTAGTTAAAACAAAAAAAGGCTGGAAGAAGCTGGATGTCTGGAGAGACTCACTCAAGAAGAGTGATGGTGTTTTAATAGCAGTAAACTTGGAGTGGGATCGGCACGCGGAGACCCCCAGGCTATTTACAAGGGACACCGTGGCTGCGCCAAGGCCACAGGTGAATTAAGAAAAATGTGTATGATGAAGCTCTCTGCCTAATTCTCCTCGTCTCTACAGGCAGCAGAGATTCATGGATTCCTGCGGagagtgggaggaggaggagctagatCGGCTCCTCACACGACCTCCTGATAAGACTTGCTGGGAGAGTTGGAGAGGAGGTATCTTATGTTGTATCGGCTTATTAATCTGTGTGGTAGCGATATCTTTTATCTCAATGCCTGTTTCACGAGTTGTAACACTCAAGACCACGGCTGTGGTTAAAGGGTGGGTTCACAAGCGACCAGGAACCCTAGACCTGCCTAGAGTGTCGTGCTTGACTCCTCACGAGGAGAACTTTAATGCCACTCAGTGGATGGAATATTGTAAGGCTGTTACACAGGGCTGTCCAATCCCTGATCCAGGCGAGGCCTGTAGCCCCACATCTACCGGCTGGCTGATGTGGTTAGAGCAGCTTAATAATGTCACCGACAGCCATAATTCTACTTATGGGCTGTTAGGATGGGAGGAAGGAAAGCTTAAAGTGTGGGATTTCACAGTTGATGTACAACCTGTGGAATGTATTACTAAAATCTACCATTTTGGGGTACTAACTGTCTGGGGAGAATATATAACTGGTTTTGATAAGGTTTCTGATTGCATGATATTCAGACTCCTTGCGTTCCCGAATGGAACTGCAGCTGGGAATGATAGCTGGGCAATGGAGGGGGGTTCCCTACCCCCCATGTCGCAGCTGATTGCTCCACAAGACGCAGACACGGCTGTGACCCCTCACTTGAGGAGGCAGACGCGTGCTGCTAAAGAGCAGACGAAAGGCCACAGGCTTCCTAGTCCACAGAGTATTTGGTTGGACAGAACCAAAGCTTTTTCAGCTTACAAAATGATCCCTTTAGGAAAGGGAAAACAACTGTTACCCATGACATTGCATGTAACCCCAAAGGGAGTTAAATTAAACTTCATTCATGCTCCGCATGTGCTGAACAGGAGCTTGATAGATGGAATGACAGAATATTTTATGATCATCCCACGTCTGGCCTGGGACAAAGGAGAGGCGGATAGCGTGTGGAGATGTATTAAGAAATTAACTAGTGACCCAAAATACCCCAGAACATGGTGGAATAATTATATATGGAAGTTAATGTCCTTAGGTGGACATGTACGAGGTCCTTTTCCTGGTATGATTCCGAAAACGAGTCATGATGCATGGCTTGTGAATAGCACATCGAAGAGATGGGCTCTGAATGTGTCATATGAAATGTGGACGGAGGATGTTCATGGCTTAATGGGACATTTTGCCCCGAACGGGTTCGATAAGCCAGGGCGAGTGACAGAGTACGATGTCCTTTTTGGACAATGGTGGGCTACCAATCTGACAGAAGGGGTGTTAGAATGCAGGCCTAAAGAGAGACTCGGCTCTACAATCTTTTGGATGGCTAATTTACTGGCGTTGTTGAACCCAGCTACAGTCCCAACGATTAAAGATGTAAATGTGAAAAAAGGTGTAAATATGACTCCTCCGTTcgtgaggatggagaaacatggcAGTTTAATAGAACTGACTATGGTCCGATCTCAAGGTCCGCATCTAGATGATTAGTACTCCACCCCAGCTTATTCAAAGTTTCGGTTTATGAATATGACATGGGGGCATTATACTGGAGAGCTGCGAGACTTGGAGTATGATTATGCGTATCGCGAACAAGCTTTACGATTCAGGGAAGCACATTGGGTGCGAAATTCTCTGTTAACCAGGTGGTGTAGGTCTGATGCGTGCTTCAGAACTTTGGCCCAGCCCGCTACGAAAATTGCTGTTAGAAATGGGAAAAATGTGTATAATCCTTATGAACTGGGCGGCTTTGTTGACCCTCACGGTTACCCCCACTGGTGGCACTCAAATTGGAGCAGCTACGTCGTCTGGGACTCAGAGAATTTCCCATCATTAGGAGTAGGATGGGGTTACTTTGCCAACTCGAAAGGCCCCAAGGCTTGTTTTTGTCAGGAGGACATAGATGCTGTTGAATACAGGAGCGACTTGGGTATATGGCCCTTTCAAGCATGGATTCCTGTTGGTGGGGGTCGTTGGGAGCAGAACTGTTCTGGTTCCTTTCATTTTCCCAATCGGACAGGCACATGTTGGTTGAGTGAAAGAGCTAGGATGTCTGATTGGGAATTTGTCCAGAAGGGTTTTAAAATTAGTGGCCAAGGATTAACCTTAGGTATCAGAGAGGCCGTTAAGGTGGTTGCCCAGGGAGCAATGGGTGTTGCCTCTCTGATAATCTCTGAATTATGGGTTTACGCCAAGGTCCCTGTGATCGTAGGAGGGGTCCTGGTGATGTTATCTGTTTGTGTTAAACTCATGCATCTTTTGAAGTGTTTTGCCAGCTGCAGCAGGAGATCTGCTAATCAGCCCCGATGGCAGGAGGAAGGGCCTCCTGAGTCAATTAGATTGGGACCACGTGGACGCCGGGCACTCAGGAACAGAGCTGCACGCAGGTAGCATCTCGCTTGAAGAGAAAGTTCTCAAGGT is a genomic window containing:
- the LOC129156096 gene encoding uncharacterized protein; its protein translation is MDSCGEWEEEELDRLLTRPPDKTCWESWRGGILCCIGLLICVVAISFISMPVSRVVTLKTTAVVKGWVHKRPGTLDLPRVSCLTPHEENFNATQWMEYCKAVTQGCPIPDPGEACSPTSTGWLMWLEQLNNVTDSHNSTYGLLGWEEGKLKVWDFTVDVQPVECITKIYHFGVLTVWGEYITGFDKVSDCMIFRLLAFPNGTAAGNDSWAMEGGSLPPMSQLIAPQDADTAVTPHLRRQTRAAKEQTKGHRLPSPQSIWLDRTKAFSAYKMIPLGKGKQLLPMTLHVTPKGVKLNFIHAPHVLNRSLIDGMTEYFMIIPRLAWDKGEADSVWRCIKKLTSDPKYPRTWWNNYIWKLMSLGGHVRGPFPGMIPKTSHDAWLVNSTSKRWALNVSYEMWTEDVHGLMGHFAPNGFDKPGRVTEYDVLFGQWWATNLTEGVLECRPKERLGSTIFWMANLLALLNPATVPTIKDVNVKKGVNMTPPFVRMEKHGSLIELTMVRSQGPHLDD